The following coding sequences are from one Tubulanus polymorphus chromosome 12, tnTubPoly1.2, whole genome shotgun sequence window:
- the LOC141913895 gene encoding coronin-6-like isoform X2: protein MNNQEMSALIQSRLRALGNTEPTNRRRMAFKMRSSKYRHVFGDVAKKEHCYENVKITKNQHDAHFCAVNPKFMAVVTESAGGGAFLVLPISKKGRVDINAPKVCGHAGPVMDIKWNPFDDHQIASCSEDATIKVWQIPDDGLIENLTEWIVDLHGHQRRIGYIEWHPTAEHILISAGFDFNVILWNLETAEPINIISCHNDTIYSMSWNRDGSLLATTCKDKRIRVIDPRSGNIVAEGQGHVGTKASKVVFLGDTGRLFTTGFSKMSDRQFGIWDINNLSSPLRVESIDASSGVLLPYYDHDTGVVFLAGKGDGNIRYYEIVPEKPYCHFLDAFMSGNPQRGLGSMPKRGVDVAKCEIMRFYKLHSSKTQIDIISMKVPRKSETFQEDIFPPTSGKTPSLTAQEWIHGHNRDPILISLKDGAQAPVNTPMITTYKAIKRNEVVSPIRQQSPEPVQQQQQQQTRDRPAPASVRNIRLLSLSDDQVPNLNDLNEGKITTEQLEQERKIKDENISVNQRISFLENLEENTNQPHHQMTRETSIEKKTGGKWVSEIPVNGIPKTDSESKPRAPPNYEARSVEIVAQSPKSSKRSALDSPKKSTAKISPKVSPRPAASAAGKQTISQVPARSLNESPSNRRRPFAGGSSGGSYHDNSVAKPDHTSSPHQYRRRMDNITSTAAAAGVAAAAEQERSSQAAEAEDVVDNPDDIDPVDIAKVRAKSVKELVNRVDDHGSFATLRKGTKPLESSSSTEKYHVKKVWSQRSSLSHENGDSHNGPVPNTDQELRKAYFRQLEEMRCLREQVSLKDKRIHQLEDEIKILKGEHVDSRYESNC, encoded by the exons ATGGCATTCAAGATGCGCTCCTCAAAATACCGTCACGTATTTGGGGATGTCGCCAAGAAGGAGCATTGCTACGAAAACGTGAAAATCACGAAGAACCAACACGACGCCCATTTCTGCGCCGTCAACCCGAAATTCATGGCCGTCGTTACCGAGTCTGCCGGCGGTGGAGCATTTCTCGTCCTACCGATCAGTAAG AAAGGAAGAGTCGACATCAACGCGCCAAAGGTTTGCGGCCACGCCGGGCCGGTTATGGACATCAAATGGAATCCGTTCGACGACCATCAGATCGCTTCGTGCTCGGAAGATGCCACG ATCAAGGTTTGGCAGATTCCTGACGACGGCCTAATCGAGAATCTAACTGAGTGGATCGTCGATTTACACGGCCACCAGAGAAGGATAGGTTATATAGAATGGCATCCCACAGCGGAGCATATACTCATTAGTGCCGGATTTGATTTCAAC GTGATTTTATGGAATTTAGAGACAGCTGAACCGATCAATATAATATCGTGCCACAACGACACGATCTATTCGATGTCGTGGAATCGGGACGGGAGTCTGCTGGCGACCACCTGTAAAGATAAACGCATTAGAGTGATCGACCCACGCTCTGGTAACATCGTCGCG GAAGGTCAGGGTCACGTCGGTACAAAGGCGTCGAAAGTTGTTTTCTTAGGAGATACGGGCAGATTGTTCACGACcggattttcaaaaatgagtgATCGACAATTTGGTATTTGGGATATT AATAACTTGTCGAGTCCATTGAGAGTCGAATCGATAGACGCATCAAGTGGAGTATTGTTACCGTACTACGACCATGACACCGGAGTTGTATTTCTTGCAGGAAAG GGCGATGGTAACATCCGTTATTACGAAATCGTTCCCGAAAAGCCGTATTGTCACTTCTTGGACGCGTTCATGTCCGGCAATCCTCAGCGAGGTCTTG GTTCGATGCCAAAACGTGGAGTCGACGTGGCCAAATGCGAGATCATGAGATTTTACAAACTTCACAGTTCCAAAACGCAGATCGacatcatttcaatgaaagtCCCTCGAAAG tcgGAGACATTTCAGGAAGACATATTTCCCCCAACCTCCGGAAAAACCCCATCGTTAACCGCTCAGGAATGGATACACGGTCATAACAGAGATCCTATCCTTATATCACTTAAG gACGGCGCTCAAGCACCGGTTAATACTCCGATGATCACGACTTACAAAGCGATCAAACGCAACGAGGTCGTATCGCCGATCCGACAACAGTCACCGGAACCAgtccaacaacaacagcagcagcagactaGAGATAGACCGGCTCCCGCGTCGGTACGCAATATCAGACTGTTGAGTTTGTCCGACGATCAAGTGCCGAATTTGAACGACCTGAACGAAGGCAAGATAACCACCGAACAACTGGAGCAAGAACGAAAGATTAAGGA CGAGAACATCTCGGTGAATCAACGAATCTCGTTTCTGGAGAATCTCGAGGAGAACACGAATCAGCCGCATCATCAGATGACTCGCGAGACGTCGATCGAGAAGAAAACCGGCGGCAAATGGGTGTCGGAAATACCGGTGAACGGTATACCGAAAACTGATTCTGAG AGCAAGCCGAGGGCGCCTCCCAACTACGAAGCCCGTTCCGTCGAGATCGTTGCCCAATCGCCTAAATCGTCGAAACGATCAGCACTCGACTCGCCCAAAAAATCTACGGCGAAAATCTCGCCGAAAGTTTCGCCTCGACCGGCGGCCAGTGCAGCTGGCAAACAAACTATTTCGCAAGTCCCCGCTCGCAGCCTGAACGAATCGCCCTCAAACCGTCGACGACCGTTCGCGGGCGGCAGTAGCGGGGGCAGTTATCATGACAACAGTGTGGCTAAACCGGACCATACCTCATCACCGCATCAGTATCGTCGCCGTATGGACAATATTACCTCGACTGCCGCGGCAGCAGGggtcgccgccgccgccgaaCAGGAACGTTCTAGTCAGGCGGCGGAGGCGGAGGACGTTGTTGATAATCCGGACGATATCGATCCCGTGGATATCGCGAAAGTTCGCGCGAAATCGGTAAAAGAGCTCGTGAATCGAGTCGATGATCACGGTTCATTCGCTACGTTAAGGAAGGGCACGAAACCGCTCGAGTCGTCGTCGTCTACGGAA AAATACCACGTGAAAAAGGTCTGGAGCCAACGCTCGTCATTGTCTCATGAAAACGGTGACTCGCATAATGGCCCCGTTCCGAACACCGATCAAGAG TTGAGGAAGGCATATTTCCGACAGTTGGAGGAGATGCGATGTCTACGCGAACAGGTGTCTTTGAAGGACAAGCGAATTCACCAACTCGAAGACGAAATCAAGATCCTAAAAGGCGAACACGTCGATAGTCGTTACGAAAGCAATTGCTAA
- the LOC141913895 gene encoding coronin-2B-like isoform X6, translating into MKTDPNGNAGNNNEIDRGRNSNTNLNHHHRNLNIVTSRFPGICDGAVRQQLTRYESKVDNKFKGHMAFKMRSSKYRHVFGDVAKKEHCYENVKITKNQHDAHFCAVNPKFMAVVTESAGGGAFLVLPISKKGRVDINAPKVCGHAGPVMDIKWNPFDDHQIASCSEDATIKVWQIPDDGLIENLTEWIVDLHGHQRRIGYIEWHPTAEHILISAGFDFNVILWNLETAEPINIISCHNDTIYSMSWNRDGSLLATTCKDKRIRVIDPRSGNIVAEGQGHVGTKASKVVFLGDTGRLFTTGFSKMSDRQFGIWDINNLSSPLRVESIDASSGVLLPYYDHDTGVVFLAGKGDGNIRYYEIVPEKPYCHFLDAFMSGNPQRGLGSMPKRGVDVAKCEIMRFYKLHSSKTQIDIISMKVPRKSETFQEDIFPPTSGKTPSLTAQEWIHGHNRDPILISLKDGAQAPVNTPMITTYKAIKRNEVVSPIRQQSPEPVQQQQQQQTRDRPAPASVRNIRLLSLSDDQVPNLNDLNEGKITTEQLEQERKIKDENISVNQRISFLENLEENTNQPHHQMTRETSIEKKTGGKWVSEIPVNGIPKTDSELRKAYFRQLEEMRCLREQVSLKDKRIHQLEDEIKILKGEHVDSRYESNC; encoded by the exons ATGGCATTCAAGATGCGCTCCTCAAAATACCGTCACGTATTTGGGGATGTCGCCAAGAAGGAGCATTGCTACGAAAACGTGAAAATCACGAAGAACCAACACGACGCCCATTTCTGCGCCGTCAACCCGAAATTCATGGCCGTCGTTACCGAGTCTGCCGGCGGTGGAGCATTTCTCGTCCTACCGATCAGTAAG AAAGGAAGAGTCGACATCAACGCGCCAAAGGTTTGCGGCCACGCCGGGCCGGTTATGGACATCAAATGGAATCCGTTCGACGACCATCAGATCGCTTCGTGCTCGGAAGATGCCACG ATCAAGGTTTGGCAGATTCCTGACGACGGCCTAATCGAGAATCTAACTGAGTGGATCGTCGATTTACACGGCCACCAGAGAAGGATAGGTTATATAGAATGGCATCCCACAGCGGAGCATATACTCATTAGTGCCGGATTTGATTTCAAC GTGATTTTATGGAATTTAGAGACAGCTGAACCGATCAATATAATATCGTGCCACAACGACACGATCTATTCGATGTCGTGGAATCGGGACGGGAGTCTGCTGGCGACCACCTGTAAAGATAAACGCATTAGAGTGATCGACCCACGCTCTGGTAACATCGTCGCG GAAGGTCAGGGTCACGTCGGTACAAAGGCGTCGAAAGTTGTTTTCTTAGGAGATACGGGCAGATTGTTCACGACcggattttcaaaaatgagtgATCGACAATTTGGTATTTGGGATATT AATAACTTGTCGAGTCCATTGAGAGTCGAATCGATAGACGCATCAAGTGGAGTATTGTTACCGTACTACGACCATGACACCGGAGTTGTATTTCTTGCAGGAAAG GGCGATGGTAACATCCGTTATTACGAAATCGTTCCCGAAAAGCCGTATTGTCACTTCTTGGACGCGTTCATGTCCGGCAATCCTCAGCGAGGTCTTG GTTCGATGCCAAAACGTGGAGTCGACGTGGCCAAATGCGAGATCATGAGATTTTACAAACTTCACAGTTCCAAAACGCAGATCGacatcatttcaatgaaagtCCCTCGAAAG tcgGAGACATTTCAGGAAGACATATTTCCCCCAACCTCCGGAAAAACCCCATCGTTAACCGCTCAGGAATGGATACACGGTCATAACAGAGATCCTATCCTTATATCACTTAAG gACGGCGCTCAAGCACCGGTTAATACTCCGATGATCACGACTTACAAAGCGATCAAACGCAACGAGGTCGTATCGCCGATCCGACAACAGTCACCGGAACCAgtccaacaacaacagcagcagcagactaGAGATAGACCGGCTCCCGCGTCGGTACGCAATATCAGACTGTTGAGTTTGTCCGACGATCAAGTGCCGAATTTGAACGACCTGAACGAAGGCAAGATAACCACCGAACAACTGGAGCAAGAACGAAAGATTAAGGA CGAGAACATCTCGGTGAATCAACGAATCTCGTTTCTGGAGAATCTCGAGGAGAACACGAATCAGCCGCATCATCAGATGACTCGCGAGACGTCGATCGAGAAGAAAACCGGCGGCAAATGGGTGTCGGAAATACCGGTGAACGGTATACCGAAAACTGATTCTGAG TTGAGGAAGGCATATTTCCGACAGTTGGAGGAGATGCGATGTCTACGCGAACAGGTGTCTTTGAAGGACAAGCGAATTCACCAACTCGAAGACGAAATCAAGATCCTAAAAGGCGAACACGTCGATAGTCGTTACGAAAGCAATTGCTAA
- the LOC141913895 gene encoding coronin-2B-like isoform X5, producing MKTDPNGNAGNNNEIDRGRNSNTNLNHHHRNLNIVTSRFPGICDGAVRQQLTRYESKVDNKFKGHMAFKMRSSKYRHVFGDVAKKEHCYENVKITKNQHDAHFCAVNPKFMAVVTESAGGGAFLVLPISKKGRVDINAPKVCGHAGPVMDIKWNPFDDHQIASCSEDATIKVWQIPDDGLIENLTEWIVDLHGHQRRIGYIEWHPTAEHILISAGFDFNVILWNLETAEPINIISCHNDTIYSMSWNRDGSLLATTCKDKRIRVIDPRSGNIVAEGQGHVGTKASKVVFLGDTGRLFTTGFSKMSDRQFGIWDINNLSSPLRVESIDASSGVLLPYYDHDTGVVFLAGKGDGNIRYYEIVPEKPYCHFLDAFMSGNPQRGLGSMPKRGVDVAKCEIMRFYKLHSSKTQIDIISMKVPRKSETFQEDIFPPTSGKTPSLTAQEWIHGHNRDPILISLKDGAQAPVNTPMITTYKAIKRNEVVSPIRQQSPEPVQQQQQQQTRDRPAPASVRNIRLLSLSDDQVPNLNDLNEGKITTEQLEQERKIKDENISVNQRISFLENLEENTNQPHHQMTRETSIEKKTGGKWVSEIPVNGIPKTDSEKYHVKKVWSQRSSLSHENGDSHNGPVPNTDQELRKAYFRQLEEMRCLREQVSLKDKRIHQLEDEIKILKGEHVDSRYESNC from the exons ATGGCATTCAAGATGCGCTCCTCAAAATACCGTCACGTATTTGGGGATGTCGCCAAGAAGGAGCATTGCTACGAAAACGTGAAAATCACGAAGAACCAACACGACGCCCATTTCTGCGCCGTCAACCCGAAATTCATGGCCGTCGTTACCGAGTCTGCCGGCGGTGGAGCATTTCTCGTCCTACCGATCAGTAAG AAAGGAAGAGTCGACATCAACGCGCCAAAGGTTTGCGGCCACGCCGGGCCGGTTATGGACATCAAATGGAATCCGTTCGACGACCATCAGATCGCTTCGTGCTCGGAAGATGCCACG ATCAAGGTTTGGCAGATTCCTGACGACGGCCTAATCGAGAATCTAACTGAGTGGATCGTCGATTTACACGGCCACCAGAGAAGGATAGGTTATATAGAATGGCATCCCACAGCGGAGCATATACTCATTAGTGCCGGATTTGATTTCAAC GTGATTTTATGGAATTTAGAGACAGCTGAACCGATCAATATAATATCGTGCCACAACGACACGATCTATTCGATGTCGTGGAATCGGGACGGGAGTCTGCTGGCGACCACCTGTAAAGATAAACGCATTAGAGTGATCGACCCACGCTCTGGTAACATCGTCGCG GAAGGTCAGGGTCACGTCGGTACAAAGGCGTCGAAAGTTGTTTTCTTAGGAGATACGGGCAGATTGTTCACGACcggattttcaaaaatgagtgATCGACAATTTGGTATTTGGGATATT AATAACTTGTCGAGTCCATTGAGAGTCGAATCGATAGACGCATCAAGTGGAGTATTGTTACCGTACTACGACCATGACACCGGAGTTGTATTTCTTGCAGGAAAG GGCGATGGTAACATCCGTTATTACGAAATCGTTCCCGAAAAGCCGTATTGTCACTTCTTGGACGCGTTCATGTCCGGCAATCCTCAGCGAGGTCTTG GTTCGATGCCAAAACGTGGAGTCGACGTGGCCAAATGCGAGATCATGAGATTTTACAAACTTCACAGTTCCAAAACGCAGATCGacatcatttcaatgaaagtCCCTCGAAAG tcgGAGACATTTCAGGAAGACATATTTCCCCCAACCTCCGGAAAAACCCCATCGTTAACCGCTCAGGAATGGATACACGGTCATAACAGAGATCCTATCCTTATATCACTTAAG gACGGCGCTCAAGCACCGGTTAATACTCCGATGATCACGACTTACAAAGCGATCAAACGCAACGAGGTCGTATCGCCGATCCGACAACAGTCACCGGAACCAgtccaacaacaacagcagcagcagactaGAGATAGACCGGCTCCCGCGTCGGTACGCAATATCAGACTGTTGAGTTTGTCCGACGATCAAGTGCCGAATTTGAACGACCTGAACGAAGGCAAGATAACCACCGAACAACTGGAGCAAGAACGAAAGATTAAGGA CGAGAACATCTCGGTGAATCAACGAATCTCGTTTCTGGAGAATCTCGAGGAGAACACGAATCAGCCGCATCATCAGATGACTCGCGAGACGTCGATCGAGAAGAAAACCGGCGGCAAATGGGTGTCGGAAATACCGGTGAACGGTATACCGAAAACTGATTCTGAG AAATACCACGTGAAAAAGGTCTGGAGCCAACGCTCGTCATTGTCTCATGAAAACGGTGACTCGCATAATGGCCCCGTTCCGAACACCGATCAAGAG TTGAGGAAGGCATATTTCCGACAGTTGGAGGAGATGCGATGTCTACGCGAACAGGTGTCTTTGAAGGACAAGCGAATTCACCAACTCGAAGACGAAATCAAGATCCTAAAAGGCGAACACGTCGATAGTCGTTACGAAAGCAATTGCTAA
- the LOC141913895 gene encoding uncharacterized protein LOC141913895 isoform X1, with protein sequence MKTDPNGNAGNNNEIDRGRNSNTNLNHHHRNLNIVTSRFPGICDGAVRQQLTRYESKVDNKFKGHMAFKMRSSKYRHVFGDVAKKEHCYENVKITKNQHDAHFCAVNPKFMAVVTESAGGGAFLVLPISKKGRVDINAPKVCGHAGPVMDIKWNPFDDHQIASCSEDATIKVWQIPDDGLIENLTEWIVDLHGHQRRIGYIEWHPTAEHILISAGFDFNVILWNLETAEPINIISCHNDTIYSMSWNRDGSLLATTCKDKRIRVIDPRSGNIVAEGQGHVGTKASKVVFLGDTGRLFTTGFSKMSDRQFGIWDINNLSSPLRVESIDASSGVLLPYYDHDTGVVFLAGKGDGNIRYYEIVPEKPYCHFLDAFMSGNPQRGLGSMPKRGVDVAKCEIMRFYKLHSSKTQIDIISMKVPRKSETFQEDIFPPTSGKTPSLTAQEWIHGHNRDPILISLKDGAQAPVNTPMITTYKAIKRNEVVSPIRQQSPEPVQQQQQQQTRDRPAPASVRNIRLLSLSDDQVPNLNDLNEGKITTEQLEQERKIKDENISVNQRISFLENLEENTNQPHHQMTRETSIEKKTGGKWVSEIPVNGIPKTDSESKPRAPPNYEARSVEIVAQSPKSSKRSALDSPKKSTAKISPKVSPRPAASAAGKQTISQVPARSLNESPSNRRRPFAGGSSGGSYHDNSVAKPDHTSSPHQYRRRMDNITSTAAAAGVAAAAEQERSSQAAEAEDVVDNPDDIDPVDIAKVRAKSVKELVNRVDDHGSFATLRKGTKPLESSSSTEKYHVKKVWSQRSSLSHENGDSHNGPVPNTDQELRKAYFRQLEEMRCLREQVSLKDKRIHQLEDEIKILKGEHVDSRYESNC encoded by the exons ATGGCATTCAAGATGCGCTCCTCAAAATACCGTCACGTATTTGGGGATGTCGCCAAGAAGGAGCATTGCTACGAAAACGTGAAAATCACGAAGAACCAACACGACGCCCATTTCTGCGCCGTCAACCCGAAATTCATGGCCGTCGTTACCGAGTCTGCCGGCGGTGGAGCATTTCTCGTCCTACCGATCAGTAAG AAAGGAAGAGTCGACATCAACGCGCCAAAGGTTTGCGGCCACGCCGGGCCGGTTATGGACATCAAATGGAATCCGTTCGACGACCATCAGATCGCTTCGTGCTCGGAAGATGCCACG ATCAAGGTTTGGCAGATTCCTGACGACGGCCTAATCGAGAATCTAACTGAGTGGATCGTCGATTTACACGGCCACCAGAGAAGGATAGGTTATATAGAATGGCATCCCACAGCGGAGCATATACTCATTAGTGCCGGATTTGATTTCAAC GTGATTTTATGGAATTTAGAGACAGCTGAACCGATCAATATAATATCGTGCCACAACGACACGATCTATTCGATGTCGTGGAATCGGGACGGGAGTCTGCTGGCGACCACCTGTAAAGATAAACGCATTAGAGTGATCGACCCACGCTCTGGTAACATCGTCGCG GAAGGTCAGGGTCACGTCGGTACAAAGGCGTCGAAAGTTGTTTTCTTAGGAGATACGGGCAGATTGTTCACGACcggattttcaaaaatgagtgATCGACAATTTGGTATTTGGGATATT AATAACTTGTCGAGTCCATTGAGAGTCGAATCGATAGACGCATCAAGTGGAGTATTGTTACCGTACTACGACCATGACACCGGAGTTGTATTTCTTGCAGGAAAG GGCGATGGTAACATCCGTTATTACGAAATCGTTCCCGAAAAGCCGTATTGTCACTTCTTGGACGCGTTCATGTCCGGCAATCCTCAGCGAGGTCTTG GTTCGATGCCAAAACGTGGAGTCGACGTGGCCAAATGCGAGATCATGAGATTTTACAAACTTCACAGTTCCAAAACGCAGATCGacatcatttcaatgaaagtCCCTCGAAAG tcgGAGACATTTCAGGAAGACATATTTCCCCCAACCTCCGGAAAAACCCCATCGTTAACCGCTCAGGAATGGATACACGGTCATAACAGAGATCCTATCCTTATATCACTTAAG gACGGCGCTCAAGCACCGGTTAATACTCCGATGATCACGACTTACAAAGCGATCAAACGCAACGAGGTCGTATCGCCGATCCGACAACAGTCACCGGAACCAgtccaacaacaacagcagcagcagactaGAGATAGACCGGCTCCCGCGTCGGTACGCAATATCAGACTGTTGAGTTTGTCCGACGATCAAGTGCCGAATTTGAACGACCTGAACGAAGGCAAGATAACCACCGAACAACTGGAGCAAGAACGAAAGATTAAGGA CGAGAACATCTCGGTGAATCAACGAATCTCGTTTCTGGAGAATCTCGAGGAGAACACGAATCAGCCGCATCATCAGATGACTCGCGAGACGTCGATCGAGAAGAAAACCGGCGGCAAATGGGTGTCGGAAATACCGGTGAACGGTATACCGAAAACTGATTCTGAG AGCAAGCCGAGGGCGCCTCCCAACTACGAAGCCCGTTCCGTCGAGATCGTTGCCCAATCGCCTAAATCGTCGAAACGATCAGCACTCGACTCGCCCAAAAAATCTACGGCGAAAATCTCGCCGAAAGTTTCGCCTCGACCGGCGGCCAGTGCAGCTGGCAAACAAACTATTTCGCAAGTCCCCGCTCGCAGCCTGAACGAATCGCCCTCAAACCGTCGACGACCGTTCGCGGGCGGCAGTAGCGGGGGCAGTTATCATGACAACAGTGTGGCTAAACCGGACCATACCTCATCACCGCATCAGTATCGTCGCCGTATGGACAATATTACCTCGACTGCCGCGGCAGCAGGggtcgccgccgccgccgaaCAGGAACGTTCTAGTCAGGCGGCGGAGGCGGAGGACGTTGTTGATAATCCGGACGATATCGATCCCGTGGATATCGCGAAAGTTCGCGCGAAATCGGTAAAAGAGCTCGTGAATCGAGTCGATGATCACGGTTCATTCGCTACGTTAAGGAAGGGCACGAAACCGCTCGAGTCGTCGTCGTCTACGGAA AAATACCACGTGAAAAAGGTCTGGAGCCAACGCTCGTCATTGTCTCATGAAAACGGTGACTCGCATAATGGCCCCGTTCCGAACACCGATCAAGAG TTGAGGAAGGCATATTTCCGACAGTTGGAGGAGATGCGATGTCTACGCGAACAGGTGTCTTTGAAGGACAAGCGAATTCACCAACTCGAAGACGAAATCAAGATCCTAAAAGGCGAACACGTCGATAGTCGTTACGAAAGCAATTGCTAA
- the LOC141913895 gene encoding coronin-6-like isoform X3, whose translation MTGFPFIKKMAFKMRSSKYRHVFGDVAKKEHCYENVKITKNQHDAHFCAVNPKFMAVVTESAGGGAFLVLPISKKGRVDINAPKVCGHAGPVMDIKWNPFDDHQIASCSEDATIKVWQIPDDGLIENLTEWIVDLHGHQRRIGYIEWHPTAEHILISAGFDFNVILWNLETAEPINIISCHNDTIYSMSWNRDGSLLATTCKDKRIRVIDPRSGNIVAEGQGHVGTKASKVVFLGDTGRLFTTGFSKMSDRQFGIWDINNLSSPLRVESIDASSGVLLPYYDHDTGVVFLAGKGDGNIRYYEIVPEKPYCHFLDAFMSGNPQRGLGSMPKRGVDVAKCEIMRFYKLHSSKTQIDIISMKVPRKSETFQEDIFPPTSGKTPSLTAQEWIHGHNRDPILISLKDGAQAPVNTPMITTYKAIKRNEVVSPIRQQSPEPVQQQQQQQTRDRPAPASVRNIRLLSLSDDQVPNLNDLNEGKITTEQLEQERKIKDENISVNQRISFLENLEENTNQPHHQMTRETSIEKKTGGKWVSEIPVNGIPKTDSESKPRAPPNYEARSVEIVAQSPKSSKRSALDSPKKSTAKISPKVSPRPAASAAGKQTISQVPARSLNESPSNRRRPFAGGSSGGSYHDNSVAKPDHTSSPHQYRRRMDNITSTAAAAGVAAAAEQERSSQAAEAEDVVDNPDDIDPVDIAKVRAKSVKELVNRVDDHGSFATLRKGTKPLESSSSTEKYHVKKVWSQRSSLSHENGDSHNGPVPNTDQELRKAYFRQLEEMRCLREQVSLKDKRIHQLEDEIKILKGEHVDSRYESNC comes from the exons ATGGCATTCAAGATGCGCTCCTCAAAATACCGTCACGTATTTGGGGATGTCGCCAAGAAGGAGCATTGCTACGAAAACGTGAAAATCACGAAGAACCAACACGACGCCCATTTCTGCGCCGTCAACCCGAAATTCATGGCCGTCGTTACCGAGTCTGCCGGCGGTGGAGCATTTCTCGTCCTACCGATCAGTAAG AAAGGAAGAGTCGACATCAACGCGCCAAAGGTTTGCGGCCACGCCGGGCCGGTTATGGACATCAAATGGAATCCGTTCGACGACCATCAGATCGCTTCGTGCTCGGAAGATGCCACG ATCAAGGTTTGGCAGATTCCTGACGACGGCCTAATCGAGAATCTAACTGAGTGGATCGTCGATTTACACGGCCACCAGAGAAGGATAGGTTATATAGAATGGCATCCCACAGCGGAGCATATACTCATTAGTGCCGGATTTGATTTCAAC GTGATTTTATGGAATTTAGAGACAGCTGAACCGATCAATATAATATCGTGCCACAACGACACGATCTATTCGATGTCGTGGAATCGGGACGGGAGTCTGCTGGCGACCACCTGTAAAGATAAACGCATTAGAGTGATCGACCCACGCTCTGGTAACATCGTCGCG GAAGGTCAGGGTCACGTCGGTACAAAGGCGTCGAAAGTTGTTTTCTTAGGAGATACGGGCAGATTGTTCACGACcggattttcaaaaatgagtgATCGACAATTTGGTATTTGGGATATT AATAACTTGTCGAGTCCATTGAGAGTCGAATCGATAGACGCATCAAGTGGAGTATTGTTACCGTACTACGACCATGACACCGGAGTTGTATTTCTTGCAGGAAAG GGCGATGGTAACATCCGTTATTACGAAATCGTTCCCGAAAAGCCGTATTGTCACTTCTTGGACGCGTTCATGTCCGGCAATCCTCAGCGAGGTCTTG GTTCGATGCCAAAACGTGGAGTCGACGTGGCCAAATGCGAGATCATGAGATTTTACAAACTTCACAGTTCCAAAACGCAGATCGacatcatttcaatgaaagtCCCTCGAAAG tcgGAGACATTTCAGGAAGACATATTTCCCCCAACCTCCGGAAAAACCCCATCGTTAACCGCTCAGGAATGGATACACGGTCATAACAGAGATCCTATCCTTATATCACTTAAG gACGGCGCTCAAGCACCGGTTAATACTCCGATGATCACGACTTACAAAGCGATCAAACGCAACGAGGTCGTATCGCCGATCCGACAACAGTCACCGGAACCAgtccaacaacaacagcagcagcagactaGAGATAGACCGGCTCCCGCGTCGGTACGCAATATCAGACTGTTGAGTTTGTCCGACGATCAAGTGCCGAATTTGAACGACCTGAACGAAGGCAAGATAACCACCGAACAACTGGAGCAAGAACGAAAGATTAAGGA CGAGAACATCTCGGTGAATCAACGAATCTCGTTTCTGGAGAATCTCGAGGAGAACACGAATCAGCCGCATCATCAGATGACTCGCGAGACGTCGATCGAGAAGAAAACCGGCGGCAAATGGGTGTCGGAAATACCGGTGAACGGTATACCGAAAACTGATTCTGAG AGCAAGCCGAGGGCGCCTCCCAACTACGAAGCCCGTTCCGTCGAGATCGTTGCCCAATCGCCTAAATCGTCGAAACGATCAGCACTCGACTCGCCCAAAAAATCTACGGCGAAAATCTCGCCGAAAGTTTCGCCTCGACCGGCGGCCAGTGCAGCTGGCAAACAAACTATTTCGCAAGTCCCCGCTCGCAGCCTGAACGAATCGCCCTCAAACCGTCGACGACCGTTCGCGGGCGGCAGTAGCGGGGGCAGTTATCATGACAACAGTGTGGCTAAACCGGACCATACCTCATCACCGCATCAGTATCGTCGCCGTATGGACAATATTACCTCGACTGCCGCGGCAGCAGGggtcgccgccgccgccgaaCAGGAACGTTCTAGTCAGGCGGCGGAGGCGGAGGACGTTGTTGATAATCCGGACGATATCGATCCCGTGGATATCGCGAAAGTTCGCGCGAAATCGGTAAAAGAGCTCGTGAATCGAGTCGATGATCACGGTTCATTCGCTACGTTAAGGAAGGGCACGAAACCGCTCGAGTCGTCGTCGTCTACGGAA AAATACCACGTGAAAAAGGTCTGGAGCCAACGCTCGTCATTGTCTCATGAAAACGGTGACTCGCATAATGGCCCCGTTCCGAACACCGATCAAGAG TTGAGGAAGGCATATTTCCGACAGTTGGAGGAGATGCGATGTCTACGCGAACAGGTGTCTTTGAAGGACAAGCGAATTCACCAACTCGAAGACGAAATCAAGATCCTAAAAGGCGAACACGTCGATAGTCGTTACGAAAGCAATTGCTAA